One Amaranthus tricolor cultivar Red isolate AtriRed21 chromosome 10, ASM2621246v1, whole genome shotgun sequence genomic window carries:
- the LOC130824979 gene encoding uncharacterized protein LOC130824979 produces the protein MKEILTKKRSISEVETVDFTEECSAILQNKSPPKLKNPSSFSIPCHIGNLIINKATNITLQMADRSVKYPLGVLEDVPVRVGKFYMPVDFVILDMKEDLQISIILGTPFLHTAGAIIDVKSDKLTLCVGDDNITFKLNNFPKSPMLEEKCFSIGVVDVNNISNKPQALVRDPLEPVSLVASSTGKTV, from the coding sequence ATGAAAGAAATCTTGACCAAAAAGAGATCTATTAGTGAGGTAGAGACAGTTGATTTTACTGAAGAATGTAGTGCTATATTACAGAATAAATCTCCACCTAAACTAAAAAATCCGAGTAGCTTTTCTATTCCTTGTCACATTGGTAATCTGATTATTAATAAAGCTACCAATATTACTCTACAAATGGCCGATCGTTCCGTTAAATACCCTTTAGGTGTTTTAGAGGATGTTCCTGTTAGGGTAGGTAAATTTTATATGCCTGTTGACTTTGTTATTCTTGATATGAAGGAAGATTTGCAAATTTCGATTATTTTGGGTACACCATTCCTTCATACTGCAGGGGCAATAATAGATGTGAAAAGTGACAAACTTACATTATGTGTAGGGGATGACAATattacttttaaattaaataatttcccTAAAAGCCCCATGTTAGAGGAAAAGTGCTTTAGTATTGGTGTGGTTGatgtaaataatatttctaataagcCCCAAGCTCTCGTTAGAGACCCCTTGGAGCCTGTGTCTCTTGTTGCATCTTCCACAGGAAAAACTGTGTAG
- the LOC130824980 gene encoding uncharacterized protein LOC130824980, producing the protein MMDYTKARHRYFPRNVRYTRIQVVLVKLNDISKESLDVVAKEIKCQGCIRCDILSNRVTMSACNSNNNQFSLRSILDKEKLSGPNFLDWQTNLRIVLMQEQKEYVLDEEMPDAPNEEVTQAILNRWQSANRDVKCIMLATMSPDLQKTFFEKETAFEIISELQNMFQEQARTERFKNHRQILESKLKKGELVSPHVLKMIGLFENMERLDATYSTDMEIDIILHSLHKGYDQFKMNYNMHSMEKTLTELHGMLKQAEQTLKDEGKHDMLMVRKGSPFKRSGKKKSFKGKKKKFPSKSNSANGSKDKKDNIVGIRYRINRRLEKGEVELRVGNGARMFAVSVGALSLSLPSGLILELENCYHVPRVTKNIISISALDAKGFKCRIKNNSCIIYFDNVLYGKAHSENGLYVHSLDKKVYNIDNTAKRAKTIESNQTYLWHCRLIHINIKRIKKLFQEGVLDSFDLESFENCKGCLLGKMIKQPISKLGERASDLLGLIHTDVCGQLSTPARQGYRYFITFTDDFSRYGYIYLMSNKSESFEKFKEFE; encoded by the exons ATGATGGACTACACGAAAGCGAGACATCGCTACTTCCCTAGGAACGTAAGGTATACTAGGATACAAGTTGTCTTGGTTAAGCTCAACGATATCAGTAAGGAGTCCTTAGATGTCGTGGCAAAAGAGATAAAATGTCAAGGATGCATTAGATGCGACATTTTATCAAACCGCGT AACCATGTCTGCATGTAACTCAAACAACAACCAATTCTCTTTACGCTCAATTCTCGACAAGGAGAAGTTGAGCGGGCCAAACTTTCTTGATTGGCAAACAAATTTGCGCATTGTACTAATGCAAGAGCAAAAGGAATATGTCCTTGATGAGGAAATGCCCGACGCTCCCAATGAGGAGGTCACTCAGGCTATTCTTAACCGATGGCAAAGTGCCAATCGGGATGTCAAATGCATCATGTTGGCCACTATGTCTCCGGACCTTCAAAAGACTTTCTTTGAAAAGGAGACGGCTTTTGAGATCATTTCTGAACTTCAGAATATGTTTCAAGAGCAGGCCCGAACTGAAAGGTTTAAAAACCACAGGCAGATCCTTGAGAGCAAGCTCAAGAAAGGAGAGCTAGTCAGCCCGCATGTCCTCAAAATGATTGGATTGTTTGAGAACATGGAAAGGCTTGATGCTACGTATTCAACCGATATGGAAATCGACATCATTCTCCACTCACTTCACAAAGGCTATGATCAGTTCAAAATGAACTATAATATGCATAGTATGGAGAAAACCCTCACCGAGCTTCATGGTATGTTGAAGCAAGCCGAGCAAACCCTCAAGGATGAGGGCAAGCATGACATGCTCatggtgaggaagggaagtCCATTCAAACGTTCGGGGAAAAAGAAGAGCTTTAAAGGGAAAAAGAAGAAGTTCCCGTCTAAGTCAAACTCAGCCAACGGCAGCAAGGACAAAAAG GACAACATCGTGGGTATTAGATACCGGATAAATAGGAGGCTAGAGAAGGGAGAGGTCGAACTTCGGGTCGGCAATGGAGCAAGGATGTTTGCCGTCTCCGTTGGAGCTCTCAGTTTGTCTTTGCCCTCAGGGCTTATTCTAGAACTTGAAAACTGCTATCATGTTCCAAGAGTGACCAAAAACATTATTTCAATATCGGCGTTGGACGCCAAAGGATTCAAATGtcgaatcaaaaacaatagttgtattatttattttgataatgtttTATATGGTAAGGCACATTCAGAAAATGGTCTTTATGTGCATTCTCTAGACAAAAAGGTTTATAACATCGATAATACTGCCAAAAGGGCTAAGACCATTGAGTCAAATCAAACCTACTTGTGGCATTGTCGTCTTATCCATATTAACATCAAACGCATCAAGAAACTTTTTCAAGAAGGTGTTCTTGACTCATTTGACTTAGAGTCGTTTGAAAATTGCAAAGGATGTCTATTAGGCAAGATGATAAAACAACCAATCTCCAAGTTGGGAGAAAGGGCAAGTGACTTATTAGGTCTAATACACACGGATGTATGTGGACAATTGAGTACACCTGCAAGACAAGGTTACCGATATTTCATCACCTTCACCGACGATTTTAGTAGATATGGCTATATCTACTTAATGTCGAATAAATCTGAATCCTTTGAGAAATTCAAAGAATTTGAGTAA